The following coding sequences are from one Stigmatopora nigra isolate UIUO_SnigA chromosome 12, RoL_Snig_1.1, whole genome shotgun sequence window:
- the LOC144205471 gene encoding 1-phosphatidylinositol 4,5-bisphosphate phosphodiesterase beta-1-like, whose product MASAQPGVHALKLQPPSVSNALRNGSNFIKWDEDLSTVTPVTLHVDPHGLFLYWTDQNKETELLDITHVKDVRTGRSTKTAKEAKLRELLDVGNLVGRLENRMVTVVTASDIVNVNQIIFIASQEDEAKVWCEELFCLSSNLLSHNLNRDQSLLKAYVKLTLQPNSEGKIPVKNIIRLFSSDRKRVENALENCRLPYGRADAIKLEDFTLEVYKSFLDHLCPRPELANCFKLQGGDGSGTLPLDQMTDFINNKQRDPRLNEILYPPLRPAQAQTLLERHQSDKALLTRGLISVQAFCSYLSSDENGVIPPEKLDQSEDMSFPLSHYFVNSSHNTYLTAGQLAGSSSVEMYRQVLLAGCRCVELDVWKGRTAEEEPVITHGFTMTSEICFKEVIEAIAECAFKTSPFPVILSFENHVDSLKQQAKMAEYCRSIFGEALLIDPLDKYPLESGTPLPSPQELMGKILIKNKKSHKTGGASDAKRLTEQPANQDPEPVSASNNTTADLEAESEEDDDDDDDDGKKGSSEREAVATEEMSTLVNYVQPTKFNSFEVSKKAARCYHMSSFVETKALEHLTKSPVEFVEYNKSQLSRIYPKGTRVDSSNFMPQLFWNAGCQLVALNYQTIDLSMQLNLFMFEYNGRSGYRLKPEFMRRPDKHFDPFTENTVDGIVANTLSVKVISGQFLTERRVGVYVEVEMFGLPVDTRRKALKTKTSQNNNAVNPVWDEEPVVFKKVILPTLASLRIAAFEEGGKFIGHRIIPVSAIRPGYRYIGLRNERNQSLILPAVFVYIEVKDYVPDTFADVIEALSNPIRYVNLLEQRSKQLAALTLEDGGDDDDTQPEDEAENSVERKNDPKSPLVENGLSPTTGPAAQAPVAMAAKPSVANQQAATTDSAKPAAKTEDLVLSILIDVPANTLPVLQQSKMYQKEQRRQFKELKELVRRHHKKTAELLRDINNKFKKTARQCSKNRSSASEEPDERLQSLRDQQHEQLVALRQEQYYSQKYLQREHIKTLNERLSSLAEENHNLQMKKLKDICIKEKKELKRQMDRRRTEKINLAKTKEKHLAEEEKMEINKSYVNEVVQNIKRLEETQAKRQEQLLEQHNHLLLEIQELKPKLQGIVETEFQEKFDRLPGEIRDFLQDRRPEVRGHSKSRPSSPNDILSEDD is encoded by the exons ATGGCCAGCGCCCAGCCGGGGGTCCACGCCTTGAAACTCCAGCCTCCCTCGGTGTCAAACGCCCTCAGGAATGGCAGCAACTTCATCAAATGGGACGAG GATCTCTCCACTGTAACTCCCGTGACTCTACACGTGGATCCCCATGGACTTTTTCTGTACTGGACTGACCAAAACAAG GAGACAGAGTTGTTAGACATAACCCACGTGAAAGATGTGCGGACGGGCAGAAGCACCAAAACAGCCAAG GAGGCTAAATTGCGGGAGTTGCTGGACGTGGGCAACCTGGTGGGCCGGCTGGAGAACCGCATGGTCACCGTGGTGACGGCCTCCGACATCGTCAATGTCAACCAGATTATTTTCATTGCGTCGCAGGAAGATGAAGCAAAG GTGTGGTGTGAGGAGCTCTTTTGTCTGTCTTCCAATTTGCTGAGCCATAATCTCAACAGGGACCAGAGTCTACTCAAAGC GTACGTGAAGTTGACTCTTCAGCCCAACAGCGAAGGCAAAATTCCCGTCAAGAA catcATACGCTTGTTTTCATCAGACAGGAAGCGAGTGGAGAACGCACTAGAGAATTGCCGACTTCCTTATGGAAGG GCTGATGCCATCAAACTGGAGGACTTCACTCTGGAGGTGTACAAAAGCTTCCTGGATCACCTTTGCCCTCGACCGGAACTCGCCAACTGCTTTAAATTGCA GGGCGGCGACGGAAGCGGCACCTTGCCATTGGACCAGATGACAGACTTCATCAACAATAAGCAACGGGATCCTAGACTCAATGAGATCTTGTACCCACCTCTCAGGCCCGCTCAGGCTCAGACGCTTCTGGAAAGACACCAAAGCGACAAAGCATTGCTGACGCGGG GCCTGATCTCTGTCCAGGCCTTCTGCAGTTATCTGTCCAGCGACGAGAACGGCGTCATCCCGCCTGAAAAACTGGACCAGTCTGAAGACATGAGCTTCCCTTTGTCGCACTACTTTGTTAACTCCTCCCACAACACCTACCTGACAG CGGGCCAGCTGGCAGGAAGCTCCTCGGTGGAGATGTACCGACAAGTCCTGCTGGCCGGATGCCGCTGCGTGGAGCTGGATGTGTGGAAAGGTCGCACGGCTGAGGAGGAGCCCGTCATCACGCACGGATTCACCATGACCTCGGAGATCTGCTTCAAG gaggTAATCGAGGCCATTGCTGAGTGTGCCTTCAAGACTTCGCCATTCCCGGTCATCCTGTCTTTTGAGAATCATGTTGACTC TTTGAAACAGCAGGCAAAAATGGCCGAATACTGTCGCTCCATCTTTGGCGAAGCATTATTGATCGACCCACTGGACAAGTATCCG TTGGAATCCGGCACGCCCCTACCGAGTCCCCAAGAGCTGATGGGCAAAATCTTAATCAAGAACAAGAAATCTCACAAAACTGGCGGCGCAAGCGACGCCAAGAGGCTGACTGAGCAGCCAGCCAATCAGGATCCAGAGCCTGTCTCTGCCAGCAATAACACAACAG CTGACTTGGAGGCAGAGAGTGAGgaagacgatgatgacgatgacgacgacggtAAAAAG GGCTCGTCGGAACGCGAAGCCGTGGCCACGGAGGAGATGTCCACTCTGGTCAACTATGTGCAGCCCACCAAGTTCAACTCATTCGAAGTCTCCAAGA aGGCAGCCCGCTGTTACCACATGTCGTCATTTGTGGAGACCAAAGCTCTGGAGCACCTCACCAAGTCACCGGTGGAGTTTGTGGA ATACAATAAATCGCAGCTAAGTCGGATTTATCCCAAAGGAACCAGGGTGGATTCTTCTAACTTCATGCCGCAGCTTTTCTGGAACGCTGGCTGCCAACTTGTGGCACTCAATTATCAAACTATAG ATCTGTCCATGCAGTTGAACCTCTTCATGTTCGAGTACAACGGCCGCAGTGGCTACAGACTAAAACCCGAATTCATGCGCCGGCCCGACAAGCATTTTGACCCCTTCACGGAAAACACGGTGGATGGCATCGTGGCCAACACGCTCTCCGTCAAGGTGATCTCGGGCCAGTTTCTCACAGAGCGCCGAGTGGGCGTCTATGTGGAAGTGGAGATGTTCGGACTTCCCGTCGACACCAGGCGGAAAGCTCTGAAGACCAAAACCTCGCAGAACAACAATGCCGTCAATCCGGTGTGGGATGAGGAACCTGTCGTGTTTAAGAAGGTGATTCTACCCACTCTGGCTTCGCTGAGAATCGCTGCCTTCGAGGAAGGAGGGAAGTTCATCGGGCATCGCATCATTCCCGTCTCTGCTATCCGACCTG GGTATCGTTATATCGGCCTAAGGAATGAAAGGAACCAGTCTCTTATCCTGCCAGCCGTTTTTGTCTACATTGAAGTCAAAGACTATGTTCCTGACACTTTTGCAG ACGTGATCGAGGCTCTGTCCAATCCGATTCGATACGTCAACCTGCTGGAACAGCGCTCTAAGCAACTGGCCGCTCTTACGCTTGAGGATGGCGGCGATGACGACGACACGCAGCCAGAG GATGAAGCAGAAAACAGCGTCGAGCGGAAAAACGATCCCAAGTCGCCGTTGGTGGAGAACGGCCTGAGTCCGACCACCGGACCGGCGGCCCAAGCCCCCGTCGCCATGGCGGCCAAACCGTCCGTGGCCAATCAGCAAGCAGCTACGACAG aTTCAGCCAAACCAGCAGCAAAGACTGAAGATTTGGTGTTAAGCATTTTAATTG ACGTGCCTGCAAACACACTGCCGGTCTTGCAGCAGTCTAAAATGTACCAGAAGGAGCAGCGGCGCCAGTTCAAGGAGCTGAAGGAGCTGGTGAGGAGGCACCACAAGAAGACGGCGGAGCTCCTGCGAGACATCAACAACAAATTTAAGAAGACAGCTAGGCAATGCAGCAAGAACAG GAGTTCGGCATCCGAGGAACCCGACGAGCGTCTTCAGTCGCTGCGGGACCAGCAGCACGAGCAGCTGGTGGCGCTCAGGCAGGAGCAGTACTACAGCCAAAAGTATCTCCAGAGGGAACACATCAAGACG CTGAACGAGCGACTTAGTAGCCTGGCTGAGGAGAATCATAACCTCCAGATGAAGAAACTCAAGGACATCTGCATCAA GGAGAAAAAGGAGCTGAAACGACAAATGGACCGACGAAGAACCGAGAAGATCAACTTGGCTAAAACCAAGGAGAAACATCTGGCAGAAGA AGAGAAGATGGAGATCAATAAGTCGTATGTCAATGAAGTGGTGCAGAACATCAAGCGG CTGGAAGAAACACAGGCCAAGCGGCAAGAGCAGCTGCTGGAGCAACACAATCATCTGTTGCTGGAAATACAGGAGCTCAAACCAAAG CTGCAAGGCATCGTGGAAACGGAGTTTCAGGAGAAGTTTGATCGTTTGCCCGGCGAGATTCGAGACTTCCTGCAGGACAGGAGGCCggaggtcagaggtcacagCAAGTCCCGACCATCCAGCCCCAACGACATTCTCTCCGAGGACGACTGA
- the crls1 gene encoding cardiolipin synthase (CMP-forming) has translation MIILCCRSSPAPICRKAAECLLSARRGAASRVEASTWRLGRTPVTVAEVSGRTSGLRGTLCRFGPPPSTCWRPCGTLIVLRGNRGRLAVSSRALLSTGGRGVSGKNNQEASDKPGEAASVPGQGLFQFKELYENPWTVPNLLCVCRIVLAPFLGYLIIQQHFHLSLALFTLAGATDLLDGYIARTWPTQKSALGSALDPLADKILISVLYISLTYADIIPAALTALVVFRDIGLIAAVFWVRYKTVPPPVTLSKFFNPCYTTAQLKPTLFSKVNTAIQLVLVAASLAAPVFQYTDSFLLQGLGIVTALTTTASGYSYWHYGRKTVRVLNTRSP, from the exons atgatcattttgtgttGTCGGAGCTCCCCTGCGCCGATCTGCCGCAAGGCCGCCGAGTGCTTGCTGTCAGCACGGCGTGGGGCAGCGTCTCGCGTGGAGGCGTCGACATGGCGGCTCGGGCGCACACCTGTCACCGTGGCAGAGGTAAGCGGCAGGACCTCGGGGCTCAGGGGCACTCTGTGTCGCTTTGGCCCGCCACCGTCGACGTGTTGGAGGCCGTGCGGGACCCTGATCGTCCTCCGGGGAAATCGTGGTCGATTGGCGGTCAGCTCTCGAGCTCTGCTGTCCACTGGAGGACGAGGGGTCTCCGGGAAGAACAACCAGGAAGCATCGGACAAGCCGGGGGAAGCAGCATCGGTGCCCGGTCAAGGGCTTTTTCAGTTTAAAGAACTG TACGAGAACCCATGGACCGTCCCCAACCTGCTTTGTGTCTGTCGGATAGTCCTGGCTCCCTTCCTGGGTTACCTCATCATCCAGCAACACTTCCACCTCAGCCTTGCACTCTTCACACTGGCTGGAGCTACGGACCTG CTTGACGGTTACATCGCCAGAACGTGGCCTACTCAGAAGTCCGCATTGGGAAGTGCTCTGGACCCACTGGCGGATAAAATCCTCATCAGTGTTTTATACATCAGCCTCACGTACGCTGACATCATACCAG CGGCGCTGACGGCTCTGGTGGTTTTCAGAGACATCGGTTTGATAGCTGCCGTCTTTTGGGTCAGATACAAGACTGTGCCGCCGCCG GTGACCCTCAGTAAATTTTTTAACCCCTGCTACACCACCGCTCAACTCAAGCCGACACTTTTCAGCAAG GTGAACACGGCCATCCAGCTGGTTCTGGTTGCAGCGTCCTTGGCGGCCCCGGTCTTCCAGTACACAGACAGCTTCCTGCTGCAGGGTTTGGG GATTGTCACCGCCCTGACAACCACGGCGTCGGGGTACAGCTACTGGCACTACGGACGAAAGACCGTCCGGGTGCTGAACACCCGGTCGccgtga
- the mcm8 gene encoding DNA helicase MCM8, protein MSVQDSRRGSWRAGNGSSRGNGRGWRGGGNNSGAWRGGNNGGWRGGGGWRGRPWRGGSGGGRGGGHLGGTPRSDDTVSASPFSASQRGLHQATLDVLCPYKGWPLYFIEGFIESSPSMEKIKVFEKYFASKIHLYDKDEIERQGSVLVDYADLTKNEAVLGALPDLTNDLKKQPEVILNCLGLAIHQVLTVDLEKQAAELPGDELPATVPIIHIPHISARLYNYEPLTPLRTLRASVFGCLVCVRGTVVRVSNIRPQCTRLAFQCLTCSSTLSLPLQHGKYATPTKCIQPDCRSRAFTAKRSSPLTHTVDWQIIKVQELVCGEQREAGRIPRTAECHLTADLCDSCVPGDTVTVTGIVRVTNDGTSRWTKDQCMFLLYIEATSVSNTKGQQSKSGGANLSNGSPENGGGGEEFTLKELYAIQEIQSQPDLLRLFVHSLCPAIYGHLLVKAALVLVLFGGRQKHTGKNSVPVRGDPHLLMVGDPGLGKSQMLQAVCNVAPRGIYVCGNSTSTAGLTVSLYRDPGSGDYALEAGALVLADQGLCCIDEFDKLGNQQQALLEAMEQQSVSLAKAGIVSSLPARTSVVAAANPIGGHYNRNKTVSENLKMGSPLLSRFDVVFLLLDIPDESHDRRLSEHIMANRTCGGGRTANAVFTRNSSKDDTETSILLEHSDMPLSSRLQIPGEETTNLIPVGLLRKYISYARHYVHPTLSPEAAQTLQDFYLSLRSQSRAADSTPITTRQLESLIRLTEARARLELSETANKSHAEDVVEIMKHSLVDTYSDGLGNLDFQRSQLGRGMSHRGAAKRLITALHTHAQQTNENQFTLQAIRSLAERLNIKVLDFEGLVSSLNEQGFLLKKGAKLYQLQTI, encoded by the exons ATGAGTGTTCAAGACTCCAGAAGGGGCTCCTGGAGGGCTGGGAATGGCTCTTCGAGAGGAAATGGTAGAGGATGGAGAGGAGGGGGCAACAACAGTGGAGCTTGGAGGGGaggaaacaatggcggatggagGGGCGGAGGAGGATGGAGGGGTCGACCTTGGAGAGGAGGTTCAGGGGGTGGGCGTGGTGGAGGACACCTCGGAGGAACACCTAGAAGTGATGACACTGTGTCGGCAAGTCCTTTCTCTGCCTCACAGAGAG GTCTCCACCAAGCCACTCTAGATGTGCTGTGCCCTTACAAAGGATGGCCACTGTATTTCATTGAAG GTTTTATTGAGAGCTCGCCCAGCATGGAGAAGATTAAAGTATTTGAGAAGTATTTTGCCTCCAAGATTCACCTCTATGACAAG GACGAGATTGAGCGTCAAGGCAGTGTGTTAGTGGACTACGCCGATTTGACTAAGAACGAGGCGGTTCTTGGAGCGCTCCCTGATTTAACAAACGACTTGAAGAAACAACCAGAGGTCATCCTTAATTGTTTGGGATTGGCCATTCACCAG GTGTTGACCGTCGATTTGGAAAAACAAGCTGCTGAGCTGCCTGGGGATGAGCTTCCCGCCACCGTACCCATCATCCACATCCCTCACATTAGTGCTAG GCTGTACAACTACGAGCCACTGACTCCACTGCGCACCCTGCGCGCTAGTGTGTTTGGCTGCTTGGTATGTGTAAGGGGCACTGTGGTCCGGGTGAGCAACATAAGGCCTCAATGCACTAGGCTGGCTTTCCAATGCTTGACATGTTCCAGTACACTTTCACTGCCTCTGCAGCATGGGAAGTACGCGACACCTACTAAA TGTATCCAGCCAGATTGCCGCAGTCGTGCCTTTACCGCCAAACGGAGTTCTCCTCTTACACACACTGTCGACTGGCAAATTATCAA GGTGCAGGAGTTGGTGTGCGGTGAGCAGAGGGAGGCCGGACGCATCCCACGCACCGCTGAGTGCCATTTGACCGCTGACCTCTGTGACAGCTGCGTACCGGGCGATACTGTGACTGTCACGGGAATTGTTAGAGTGACAAATGATG GCACCTCCAGATGGACTAAGGATCAATGCATGTTCCTGCTTTACATCGAGGCCACATCAGTCAGCAACACAAAAG GTCAGCAGTCCAAGTCAGGGGGAGCTAACTTGTCCAATGGCTCGCCTGAGAATGGCGGTGGAGGTGAGGAGTTTACCCTGAAGGAGCTCTACGCCATTCAGGAGATCCAGTCGCAGCCAGATCTGCTCAGACTTTTTGTCCA TTCTCTGTGTCCCGCCATTTACGGCCACCTG TTGGTAAAAGCCGCGTTGGTTTTGGTGTTGTTCGGAGGACGGCAGAAACACACGGGCAAGAACAGCGTCCCGGTCAGAGGAGACCCCCACCTTCTGATGGTGGGAGACCCCGGACTGGGAAAGAGTCAGATGTTACAG GCTGTGTGCAATGTAGCTCCTCGGGGGATCTATGTATGTGGCAATAGCACAAGTACTGCAG gactaaCAGTGAGTTTATACCGAGATCCTGGAAGTGGAGATTACGCTTTGGAGGCAGGAGCCTTGGTGTTGGCTGACCAAG GTTTGTGCTGCATTGACGAGTTTGACAAGCTGGGTAACCAGCAGCAGGCTTTGCTGGAAGCCATGGAGCAACAATCTGTCAGTCTGGCAAAAGCCGGAATTGTTTCTTCACTGCCCGCCAGAACGTCCGTTGTGGCCGCTGCCAACCCCATCGGAGGCCATTACAACCGAAACAAGACCGTCTCGGAGAATTTGAA GATGGGCTCGCCTTTGCTCTCCCGTTTCGACGTGGTCTTCCTCCTCCTGGACATCCCCGACGAGTCCCACGACCGCCGTCTGTCCGAGCACATCATGGCCAACCGAACCTGTGGAGGAGGCAGAACCGCCAACGCTGTGTTCACCAGGAACTCTAGCAAGGATGACACCGAGACCTCCATTTTGTTGGAACACTCGGACATGCCGCTGTCATCGCGTTTACAG ATTCCAGGAGAGGAAACCACCAACCTTATCCCGGTGGGATTATTGAGGAAGTACATCAGCTACGCTCGCCACTATGTTCACCCCACCCTCTCACCGGAAGCGGCGCAGACACTTCAGGACTTCTACCTATCGCTGAGGTCTCAGTCACGAGCTGCCGATTCCACGCCCATCACTACACGCCAACTGGAGTCCCTCATCAGACTCACTGAG GCTAGAGCCAGGCTGGAGCTCAGCGAGACGGCCAATAAGAGCCATGCAGAAGATGTGGTGGAGATTATGAAACACAG TCTTGTTGACACATACTCCGACGGCTTGGGCAATCTGGACTTTCAGCGCTCTCAGCTGGGCAGAGGCATGAGTCACCGCGGAGCCGCCAAACGACTTATTACTGCTCTCCACACGCATGCCCAACAGACCAATGAGAACCAGTTTACCCTGCAGGCTATTCGATCTCTAGCAGAGAGGCTCAACATAAAG GTCCTTGACTTTGAGGGTCTGGTGAGTTCTCTCAATGAACAAGGTTTCCTTTTGAAGAAAGGAGCCAAACTTTACCAACTTCAGACCATCTGA